The following is a genomic window from Canis lupus dingo isolate Sandy chromosome 26, ASM325472v2, whole genome shotgun sequence.
cctattcacatattttaaaagcttcattCTTCAGAGTGAGCATATCAACCATcagaattgggattttttttttaagattttatttatttattcatgagagacacacagagagaggcagagacacagagggagaagcaggctccatgctggaagccagatgtaggactcaatACCGGGTacccagaatcaggccctgggatgaaggtggcgctaaattgctgagacacccaggctgccccagaattgGGAATTTTTGATAACCATGTCTATTAATAAAAAAGTACAGGTTCCCTTGATAGCTTTACTTCTAGGGGCATATTTCCAAGGCCTTTAAATTAGTAGTTTTGCCCACAATATGAATTTCCCCAAAATACAATGTGGTTGGATTACCTGCTGAAGATTGTCCCATACTTAGTATTTTAACTGAGCTTCATTTCTGAGAGTATGTTCTGAATGCACAACAGCTGTGatttcttgataaaaatattacatCACTTGCTGCATTCATGGGGTTTTTCTTCACTTACTGGACTAGTGTTTACCCCAGTGGGGATATTTCCAACAGCTAAGGAGATGTGACCTTTGCAAAGCTTTCTGACATTCACAGTATTCCTCATTGCTATTAATTTCCTGCTGTATGTCTGACAGTTTTCTGAAATCCACTGCATCTCACAGGCTCATTCTACTCTCAGGGTTCTTATACGAAGAAGTTAATCTGCTGAAGGCTTTCCTTACATAACCTCAGAGTTCCTATCCTAATGATTACCAGACAGACACATAATGTGatgcaattatttatttgaaagatttacCATAACTGCGTTTTCTGAAGTACGAAGAGGTGAGATCTCTGTCAAAGACTTGGTATGAACTCCATTCCTAGGAATTCTTCACTGTATGAGTTCTCTGGTGATTAATGAGCTGTGACTTTTGGgagaaggctttcccacattcatggCACTGGTAaggcttctctcctgtgtgaattctCTGGTGATTAACAAGCTGTGACTTCTGAGAGAAGGCTTTCCTACATTCGCTGCAGCCgtagggcttctctccagtgtgtgTCCTCTGATGTGGTATTAGGTGTGATTTCCGAGAAAAGGTTTTGCCACACACGCTGCATTCaaagggtttctctcctgtgtgtgttctCTGATGATTGATGAGGCTTGACTTCTCCCTGAAAGCTTTCCCACACTCGCTGCattcatatggtttttctcctgTGTGAGTTCTTTGATGTCTAATTAATTCTGATTTCTCAAAGAAAGCTTTCCTACAAAGACtgcattcatagggtttctctcctgtgtggatTCTCTGGTGAGTGTTCAGTTGTGACTTCTGGGAGAAGGCTTTTTCACAATCCCTGCACCCGTATGGTTTTTCTCCCGTATGAGTTCTCTGGTGAGTTGCAAGACTTGACTTCTCAccaaaggctttcccacactccgtgcattcatagggtttctctcctgtgtgagtcCTCTGGTGTGATATGAGATGTGACTTCTGACAAAACgccttcccacattcactgcagacATAGGGCTTTTCtcctgtatgaattctctgatgattagtaaGGCTTAATTTTTCACTAAAAGCTTTCCCACACTCACTGCATTCATAGGGTTTTTCTCCTGTGTGAGTCCTCTGATGTCTAACAAGCTGAGATTTCCtgctgaaggctttcccacatttaCTGCATACaaagggtttctctcctgtgtgagtcATCTGATGGGATATGAGATGTGACTTCTGGgagaaggctttcccacactgaATGCACACATGAGGCTTCTCTCCCGTGTGAGTTCTCTGGTGGTTGATGAGACTCGACCGCTCTCTGAAGGCTTTgccacattcactgcattcataaggcttctctccagtatgaatggTCTGATGTCTAATGAGCTCGGACTTCTCAAAGAAGGCTTTTCTACAATCACTACATCCATAGGGTTTTGTCCCTGTATGAGTCCTATGGTGAGTAACAAGTTGCGACTTCCtgctgaaggctttcccacactctCTACATTCAAaaggtttctctcctgtatgaattctctgatgattAATAAGATTTGACTTCTCACTAAAGGCCCTTCCACATTCATTGCACCCATAGGGTTTTTCACCTGTGTGTGTCCTCCAATGTGATATGAGATGTGACTTCCGGgagaaggctttcccacattcaccacattcatatggtttctctcctgtgtgtgttctCTGATGTGATGTGAGCTGTGACTTCTGGgagaaggctttcccacactggCCACAAtcataaggtttctctcctgtatgagttCTGTGATGTGTAATAAACTGTGACTTCTGGGGAAAGGTTTTGCCACACTTCCCACAGCCATAGGCTATCTCTCTTATATGTCTGCTCTGATGTTTAATGAGACTGGATTTCTTAGTGAAGCGTTTCCTACATTCACTGCATTCATAGAGTTTCTCCCCTAAACGAGTTCTGTGATATATGATAATCTGTGACTTCTTagagttaattttatatttatcatattcataatattttaaccAAGTATCAGTTTCCTCAGGCTTGGTATGCAGAAACAATTTATCAAATACACTTAAGCCATCTGGTTCTGTTTTTCCATAATCTGCTTTTGGAATAAGTAAATCTAAGTGACGTTTTAAAAGTAATGCATCTACATCATCTTCACTGTTTGATTTCCTTAAAGGAATCAAGTTCATGCTcagattgaatttttttccaaatgcatcACATTCATCATCTTGTTTCATATTTCTAAGCTTCTCCTGGTTATCTTGGTGCCATGTCATGTGACCATTTACTTGCAAGACTTgttctataaagaaagaaaaccctgtgAATGCTTCTAtagttgtgtttttaaagatttatttattttcgagagTGTGCAAGAACATGCACGatgagagaagggggagaaggataaaagagaatcttgagcagactccccaaagagtgtggaacccaacacagggctcagtcccatgacactgagatcacaacctgagccaaaaccaagaggtggatgctcaactgactgagccacccagacgccccttcTATGGTTATGTTTACTGAATAAAAAATGAGCAATGCTGTTTGAGGGGATGAATGCTTTGGAAGCCTGTATCTCAGTCCCAAGTATGAGATCTATCCTCTAGgtatggggaggaaaaaaaagaaaatgctataaacAGGAATAAGATACAGGCAGTATATTAAGTCACCTCTGGTTCCTGTCAAATAAAAgttagtaaaatgaaaagaaaatgtaaaaaatacatcAAGAGCAAGGAGGAACAAAGAAAGGAGGGTGGAAGAAGTACTGATCCGATATTCTGAGGAGCTGATTTCATTCATGCCTAATAAGGATATACTGTGCTCTGGGTGACCATGGGGACAGGAGCCAGGAAACCCcaatgaagcttacattctaatggagaagaagacatagaaaatCAACAGGTTTGACAGAAGAACTACTAAAGCCATTACAAGCTTGAAGAATGAGAAATCATTTGTgaacttttccccatttttaagttttctggaaGTTTGAAACTCCCACTGCATTTTCAACATCATAACCAAGAAAGGCATGTCATGGAGCACATCATCTTTCATGATGGAAACCTATCATGGAAAATACCCTCATAGTATGAGGGAAAAAGAGGTCTGCAGGTTAAAGTCAGGGTCTACTACAGAAATATTAACTTTGAGATATAGGTTAGGAGTCTGAATAAAGTGTTACATAAACAGATGTGAGAGCAGAAAATGTAGTATTAATAAACTTACAACTTTACATTACTTTAAATGTGATATTGTTAGACTAAGGACACGTttggaaatttttacttttttcccactAGGAAAATGGGACTGCTTTAGTTTTGGTTATTTGTGGGATATCCCAGATACCTCAACTCTCCCCACCACTCTTCTCTGCTGTACATTAATCTATCTTTTTATCTCAGTGAAATATCTTTCCAACTGATTTCCCTGTTTCCCGTAACATTTTCCATTCTGTGGATAGGTTAaacttttataaatgtaaatcagggggcacctgggtggtgcagtcagttttgaacatcagactcttggttttggctcagggcatgatctcagggtcatgggtttgagtcccatgtggggatTCTGACTCAGAGGGAGTCTCCCTGTTTCCCTCGGCCtttcccccaactctctctcaaataaataaatctttaaaaaaaaatttttttttaagcagtgaactttatttaaaattaccgGAGTCAATCTAACTGCCTTCCTGCTGCTTATAAGTCAATGTATGACCTAGATCCCACACACTGCCCAGCACACAGACACCCAAACACAAAGGCTTACTTTCTGCTTTCCTGTAGTCCCTAAACTTCTTCCTGAcctaatatattcatatttgtcAGTCCTTTAGGGTACATTTTCCCCCAGTTCACATAGCTCACTCAGTTTGGTCTTCATGTCTAGAACCCTGCTGTGGACTGAGAACTTGTGCACCCCACTTCCCCAAACCTGTATGTTGAAGCCCTCCCTACCCTTCTATGTGGATATATTTGGAAATGGGATCACAAAggaattaaggttaaatgagatcttATGGGTGGGGCCCTGATCCAAAAGGATTAGCGTCCCTATCAGAAACACCAGAGCAGGCCTCACCCCCCAACTCCACGCACAAATGAAGAAAGGCCACGTGAGGGCAAAACTGCACGGCTACAAGGCTATCTACACACCAGCAAGACTATGTTCACCAGGACCTAATCACACAAGCTCCTTGCCCTTGGACCCTCCAGGCTCCAGAAGTATGGCAAagctttctattgtttttttgtttgttttgtttttaaagctttctgtTGTTTACCCATCTATGagattttgttatggcagcctacACAGTGCCACAAACTCTCCACTACATTTTCATCTACCTAACTTATTTCTATAATGGAAATTTCAGGGTCTGGGTCTTACCCTGGTTATTTGCCAACTTGATTACTTTGATCCTCCCATGAGAAATTAAGTACAGTGTAGGCAGGTAATAGATCTCTAATGTTCACTATTGAACCCATGCCACTGAGCATGATACCTGAAAATATACATATCACCATCTATTCAACCTTCTATGAACTGCTCTAGCAGGCATGGCACCACTATGCAAACACATGATTACTTGCAAGGTAGTCCTTGGCTGCCATTTTGGGGAGTGTTCCCGCTTCTCCCCAGCTTATAAAAGGGGCTCCCTGTGCCTGGACTGTGTGCAAACAATTGTtctttgctgagcacctgctctcCTAGGAGTCTGCAATGCTGGTGGTGTGTCAGGCATTAAGATGTCCACAAGCAGCTTCCAGTAAAACCCTGGATGCTGGGTCTTTGAGCTTCCCTAGGCAGAAACACTACACatattactgtattttctttttgttgcagGGAGCAGTGCAGGAAACCCATACTCGGGAGTCCTCCAGACTATGCTCCTACCCTTCCCATGGTGATGAAGCTCTCATTACATCCCTAATAAATCTCAGCAATATGGACAATGATACCTTGAGTCCTCCTCGTGACTCTCTGAACATGGTGGTGGTCTTGAGGACCCTGACACACAGGGCTTATTTAGTTAACTCTGACAACTAACTACACTGCATTGTAGTGAAACATAAACGTTCAACATTTAGATGTTgaattaccaggaaaaaaaaaacaaaaaacaaaacaccacaccAAAACTGGACGCAAATGTCTTCACTAAGTTCTACACTTCTGTAAGGTAtatttgaggtttttatttttaatcgtGGATGCTATCAACAAATGAGGGGCACATAAAAATCATAAGAGGTTTCTCAAACTACAAACTCCAGTCCTAGAATACTCAATTTTAAAACTACATGTTCATGACTCTACTGCATCAATTTTACTGGTAATTGATCCATAATGATTGTCATTGGAAAAACAATACCCAGGTAATCTAATGCAAACCTGGCTAAAAACACCTAAATTAAAACAATGGGCTTATGaagagatatttattgaatgaatattgTCTAacacataaatggaaataaaactatAAGCCTTGTGTTTATGCATGCACACAGCTCAGGGACCAACCACCTAAAGAATATTACATACACTGTGATCAGGTCTGGGATGGGACTTCAGAAAAACAGTGAGAAAAACTCAGCTGGAGCAGTCAAAAACATTCCATGAATATGAATGCAGGGAAAATAGAGCTTATACAGTCAGGAATAAGTTAAAGCATAGCACGATCAAATGTTCAGATCCAGtgaagaataaatattacatCTGAAAACACTGAGGAATCTTTAAATGGAATTGACCATGAGTTggggaaaaaagagtaaagaGCTGACAGCCACACAGACTCAGACCTTGAAGATTCTGTAGGAGGAGGCTGCCCAGGCTACATTCAGAGGGACCGGCATCTTGGGTGGACTGTGGGCCCACCCCAAGTCTACCCTGGGCACCCACGTCTCTGCCCCAAACAATCCTTAAGCCACAAGTGCACGCCTGGTCTATATGCAGGGATTCTAGACATTCTGGAGAACTaacacccacccccccccccagggcaaGGCTCAGGCCATGAGAAATGGGAGTTAGAGGTTGAGAAGCTTcctggcccctctccctgcaACAACCACAGGTCAGCACCCTTCCATCACACCACTACTAGTGTCCTCTCACTGCACTCTCCCActaccaggtggggaccacatcCCCAGGAAATATCTCGTGGGAACCCAAAGTCCCTATCATATAGCAGATAAGGAGAGCTGTACAGTGGATCAGAAGAGTGCTGGTTGCTTTAGGAACTGAAAGACATGGTATCATTtaagaaaacttagaaaacattAGACTCTAGACCTATCAAGCAATTTGGGAAATTCAGGAATAAGACATTGTGGGCCTAGTTTTAAGTGTGACTTGAAGAGTTAAGTAAAAAGATAGTTTCCAAAAGgcaaaaaacttaaataataagaatacaaagaaagaacATTCAATGTACTCCATGGTGTCTAATCTACAGGAAGAGCACCGCAGAACCCAATCTTACAATGGGAAGAAAAGGACCGAGTGTGTAGGAGGAATTGGGGAAGACTTCCTTTCCTGCCGCAAGGAGACTGAACAGAGTGGGCTCCACAGGGTACTTCTCTGGGCATCAGAtgcccaaatgaaagaaaagtaaagctctTGAATATACAAGCAGAGCGTGTTTGCCCTAGGTGAACAGAGAACAAAGACCAAACGTTCAGAATCCTTGACAAGAAGTCAAAGTCCCACACTTGACAGTCAAAACAATTCATGGCCTGGTCATGCTGGAAATATTTTGCTTTGAGCTACAAGCAAAGAAGCCACATCTAAGCATAATTGGAGTAACTCCTGTCAGTGGTTCCGAATCACCACTAAAGGTTTAGAGATTTGGAAGAGAGCTCTCACAGAAGTCAAGCCCTGACCAGCTGCCCTGATCAGCTGAGACTGAATTTCTGCTCTCCTGCATCTGACTGGTTCGCACACCCACCTGGACAGTCTAAACTTGAGAGTTCTCCAGCTCCTATCCACGGCTCTTCTCCTTGCTCCAACCTGAAGATGACATCAGGTTTCACAACTTCATACCCTGTTCAGgggaaatcacaaaagaaatggCTCCAACTGCTTGTGCTTTAGGGCCTCTAAAGGGCAAACAAGTTCTAGCATCAGGTGACACAGTGAATCTACCCATTTGTGTATCAACAGAGTAAATAATTCTCAAAGGCAATGGTCTCCCTGGTGGCTAAGAAACTTTGACTTCTATAATCCAAATACAAAATCTTTATACACCTCAGAGGCACTGGAGCCAGTCTGCCTGGCCCTTTCAGGTATTTGCTATCAatccttgggaaagttacttaaagGGAGAATAATCATACCTGCCCCACAGAACTGCTGTGTAAATAAGTCCACAGATGAACAGTATGTGAAATACAGTAAGTTCCTAGCACTAGATGCTGAGCACTAATggtaccaccaccaccattctgATAAGTTTCAGAGGCTGCACAATGTAAATATGTCTCCATTACTGGAAGGCATGGTGTAGACGCTCTCCCTGGCATCATAGTCAAGGAATTTTTAATCTCCTAAATTTAGGCCCAACACCATTGGAAATTTCAGAAGCAGCATGGCTCTCAGCGACTGAAACAGTAAGGTACTGGGCACCATATGAGGTCCTCTGGGAGCTCTCTTACCCAGTGAAACGAGGCTGCTATAGTTCTCCAACATTACATCCTTGTACAAGTCCTTCTGTCTGGCATCCAGGAGCTGCCATTCCTTCTGCGTGAAGTCCACAAATAAATCTTCAAATGACAATGCTTCCTGTAAGAATACAATCCTGGTGAATCTGAAGCAATTAGTACTACACAAGGTGCAAAAGGACTGGAGCTTGAGCACGTTACTCTCACCAAACAAGTTATGGAGAATAACTACTGTCTCTCCTTTGCTAAACATTTCTGGGATAAAATGCCATGTTGCACTCTTCCATCCATATAATACATGGCAActgaaattcataattttaaatcttCTGAACCACCAACAAAATACTTACTGAACCTCAACTTTAGCACCAGAAAGTggtccaacagaaatataataaaacaataccCTAATGAGCTACGTAGCCTTGTGGAGGgctgcacacatacacatctatTCATAaaacaaggtatttttttttaagattttattcatttattcatgagagacagatagagagaggcagagacacaggcagagggagaagcaggctccatgcagggagcctgacgtgggacttgatccaaggactccagaatcacgccctgggctgaaggcaggcgcttaaccactgagccactcagggatcccctaaaacaaGGTATTTTAACAGCTGAGACAAAAATGAAGGGAAGGTGTAACGTGGGTCAAAATGAGGAGAGCATCAGTGAATGTCAACTTGCGCTATTTGCAAGAGGTAAACACTGTggtgagttgtttttgtttttgtttttgtttttcttgttttttttgttttgttttgttttttaagattttacttatttattcatgagagacagagagagaggcagagacacaagcaggctccattcagggagccagatgtgggactcgatcctggaactccaggatcacgccctgagccgaaggcagacactcaaccactgagccacccaggtatcacTGTGAtgagttttaaaaggaaattagcaATGCTTTTCACAAAAATGGGGGTGCAAAGGGATTCTGGTAGCCAACAACTCTGATGAGACCTCAAAACTGCTAGTGTTCAGGAGGTGCTAACAGTTCAGTTAGATAAGATCAAAGGGTGCAAGGTGGTGATTAGATTAAAGGCCACAGGGGAGGCATAGCTAACTGCCCTAGACActtattgtcttttaaaaacatattttatttatttatttagaagaaacacagagagagaggcagagacataggcagagggagaaccagactccccgcgaggagcccaatgcaggactcaatcccaggaccccaggatcacaccctgagctgaaggcagatgctcaacccctgagctacccaggcgtctgtttttctttttttaaaaaaaatttgaaagagagagagagggcagccccgatggcccagcagtttggcgccatatatatgtgtgtgtgtatacacacacacacacacacacacacaaacacacacacaccacatcttctttatccatttatttattgaaggacatctgggctctttcacAGTTTGGtgattgtggacattgctgctatgaacactggggtgcaggcgccccttcgaatcactatgtttgtatctttggggtaaataccaagtagtgcaattgctgagtcatagggtagctctatttttaactgaggaacctccacactgttttccagggtggctgcaccagcttacattcccaccagcagagtaAGCGGGTTcctcttttaattttacttatgttTAAGTAATTAAACAGTACAGGTAGCTGACGGCAACCCAAGGTATAAAAATTTGTCTGGTCTtt
Proteins encoded in this region:
- the LOC112676369 gene encoding zinc finger protein 84 isoform X4; its protein translation is MNHYQLHTHEATIWVKENILSPDEEALSFEDLFVDFTQKEWQLLDARQKDLYKDVMLENYSSLVSLGYEVVKPDVIFRLEQGEEPWIGAGELSSLDCPEQVLQVNGHMTWHQDNQEKLRNMKQDDECDAFGKKFNLSMNLIPLRKSNSEDDVDALLLKRHLDLLIPKADYGKTEPDGLSVFDKLFLHTKPEETDTWLKYYEYDKYKINSKKSQIIIYHRTRLGEKLYECSECRKRFTKKSSLIKHQSRHIREIAYGCGKCGKTFPQKSQFITHHRTHTGEKPYDCGQCGKAFSQKSQLTSHQRTHTGEKPYECGECGKAFSRKSHLISHWRTHTGEKPYGCNECGRAFSEKSNLINHQRIHTGEKPFECRECGKAFSRKSQLVTHHRTHTGTKPYGCSDCRKAFFEKSELIRHQTIHTGEKPYECSECGKAFRERSSLINHQRTHTGEKPHVCIQCGKAFSQKSHLISHQMTHTGEKPFVCSKCGKAFSRKSQLVRHQRTHTGEKPYECSECGKAFSEKLSLTNHQRIHTGEKPYVCSECGKAFCQKSHLISHQRTHTGEKPYECTECGKAFGEKSSLATHQRTHTGEKPYGCRDCEKAFSQKSQLNTHQRIHTGEKPYECSLCRKAFFEKSELIRHQRTHTGEKPYECSECGKAFREKSSLINHQRTHTGEKPFECSVCGKTFSRKSHLIPHQRTHTGEKPYGCSECRKAFSQKSQLVNHQRIHTGEKPYQCHECGKAFSQKSQLINHQRTHTVKNS
- the LOC112676369 gene encoding zinc finger protein 84 isoform X3 encodes the protein MTYFRCAAPAAVVSLHGTARDGWQVPQGFVLELREDDEGCPFVLKTNGRAVTEVAKEALSFEDLFVDFTQKEWQLLDARQKDLYKDVMLENYSSLVSLGYEVVKPDVIFRLEQGEEPWIGAGELSSLDCPEQVLQVNGHMTWHQDNQEKLRNMKQDDECDAFGKKFNLSMNLIPLRKSNSEDDVDALLLKRHLDLLIPKADYGKTEPDGLSVFDKLFLHTKPEETDTWLKYYEYDKYKINSKKSQIIIYHRTRLGEKLYECSECRKRFTKKSSLIKHQSRHIREIAYGCGKCGKTFPQKSQFITHHRTHTGEKPYDCGQCGKAFSQKSQLTSHQRTHTGEKPYECGECGKAFSRKSHLISHWRTHTGEKPYGCNECGRAFSEKSNLINHQRIHTGEKPFECRECGKAFSRKSQLVTHHRTHTGTKPYGCSDCRKAFFEKSELIRHQTIHTGEKPYECSECGKAFRERSSLINHQRTHTGEKPHVCIQCGKAFSQKSHLISHQMTHTGEKPFVCSKCGKAFSRKSQLVRHQRTHTGEKPYECSECGKAFSEKLSLTNHQRIHTGEKPYVCSECGKAFCQKSHLISHQRTHTGEKPYECTECGKAFGEKSSLATHQRTHTGEKPYGCRDCEKAFSQKSQLNTHQRIHTGEKPYECSLCRKAFFEKSELIRHQRTHTGEKPYECSECGKAFREKSSLINHQRTHTGEKPFECSVCGKTFSRKSHLIPHQRTHTGEKPYGCSECRKAFSQKSQLVNHQRIHTGEKPYQCHECGKAFSQKSQLINHQRTHTVKNS
- the LOC112676369 gene encoding zinc finger protein 84 isoform X1 encodes the protein MAGRFRKASCWGLLSFKDISMEFTWEEWQLLDSAQKYLYRDVILENYSHLVSLGYHGTKPDLIFKLEQGEEPWMINAKVSRQSYPELREDDEGCPFVLKTNGRAVTEVAKEALSFEDLFVDFTQKEWQLLDARQKDLYKDVMLENYSSLVSLGYEVVKPDVIFRLEQGEEPWIGAGELSSLDCPEQVLQVNGHMTWHQDNQEKLRNMKQDDECDAFGKKFNLSMNLIPLRKSNSEDDVDALLLKRHLDLLIPKADYGKTEPDGLSVFDKLFLHTKPEETDTWLKYYEYDKYKINSKKSQIIIYHRTRLGEKLYECSECRKRFTKKSSLIKHQSRHIREIAYGCGKCGKTFPQKSQFITHHRTHTGEKPYDCGQCGKAFSQKSQLTSHQRTHTGEKPYECGECGKAFSRKSHLISHWRTHTGEKPYGCNECGRAFSEKSNLINHQRIHTGEKPFECRECGKAFSRKSQLVTHHRTHTGTKPYGCSDCRKAFFEKSELIRHQTIHTGEKPYECSECGKAFRERSSLINHQRTHTGEKPHVCIQCGKAFSQKSHLISHQMTHTGEKPFVCSKCGKAFSRKSQLVRHQRTHTGEKPYECSECGKAFSEKLSLTNHQRIHTGEKPYVCSECGKAFCQKSHLISHQRTHTGEKPYECTECGKAFGEKSSLATHQRTHTGEKPYGCRDCEKAFSQKSQLNTHQRIHTGEKPYECSLCRKAFFEKSELIRHQRTHTGEKPYECSECGKAFREKSSLINHQRTHTGEKPFECSVCGKTFSRKSHLIPHQRTHTGEKPYGCSECRKAFSQKSQLVNHQRIHTGEKPYQCHECGKAFSQKSQLINHQRTHTVKNS
- the LOC112676369 gene encoding zinc finger protein 84 isoform X6; translated protein: MLENYSSLVSLGYEVVKPDVIFRLEQGEEPWIGAGELSSLDCPEQVLQVNGHMTWHQDNQEKLRNMKQDDECDAFGKKFNLSMNLIPLRKSNSEDDVDALLLKRHLDLLIPKADYGKTEPDGLSVFDKLFLHTKPEETDTWLKYYEYDKYKINSKKSQIIIYHRTRLGEKLYECSECRKRFTKKSSLIKHQSRHIREIAYGCGKCGKTFPQKSQFITHHRTHTGEKPYDCGQCGKAFSQKSQLTSHQRTHTGEKPYECGECGKAFSRKSHLISHWRTHTGEKPYGCNECGRAFSEKSNLINHQRIHTGEKPFECRECGKAFSRKSQLVTHHRTHTGTKPYGCSDCRKAFFEKSELIRHQTIHTGEKPYECSECGKAFRERSSLINHQRTHTGEKPHVCIQCGKAFSQKSHLISHQMTHTGEKPFVCSKCGKAFSRKSQLVRHQRTHTGEKPYECSECGKAFSEKLSLTNHQRIHTGEKPYVCSECGKAFCQKSHLISHQRTHTGEKPYECTECGKAFGEKSSLATHQRTHTGEKPYGCRDCEKAFSQKSQLNTHQRIHTGEKPYECSLCRKAFFEKSELIRHQRTHTGEKPYECSECGKAFREKSSLINHQRTHTGEKPFECSVCGKTFSRKSHLIPHQRTHTGEKPYGCSECRKAFSQKSQLVNHQRIHTGEKPYQCHECGKAFSQKSQLINHQRTHTVKNS
- the LOC112676369 gene encoding zinc finger protein 84 isoform X2, whose product is MAGRFRKASCWDISMEFTWEEWQLLDSAQKYLYRDVILENYSHLVSLGYHGTKPDLIFKLEQGEEPWMINAKVSRQSYPELREDDEGCPFVLKTNGRAVTEVAKEALSFEDLFVDFTQKEWQLLDARQKDLYKDVMLENYSSLVSLGYEVVKPDVIFRLEQGEEPWIGAGELSSLDCPEQVLQVNGHMTWHQDNQEKLRNMKQDDECDAFGKKFNLSMNLIPLRKSNSEDDVDALLLKRHLDLLIPKADYGKTEPDGLSVFDKLFLHTKPEETDTWLKYYEYDKYKINSKKSQIIIYHRTRLGEKLYECSECRKRFTKKSSLIKHQSRHIREIAYGCGKCGKTFPQKSQFITHHRTHTGEKPYDCGQCGKAFSQKSQLTSHQRTHTGEKPYECGECGKAFSRKSHLISHWRTHTGEKPYGCNECGRAFSEKSNLINHQRIHTGEKPFECRECGKAFSRKSQLVTHHRTHTGTKPYGCSDCRKAFFEKSELIRHQTIHTGEKPYECSECGKAFRERSSLINHQRTHTGEKPHVCIQCGKAFSQKSHLISHQMTHTGEKPFVCSKCGKAFSRKSQLVRHQRTHTGEKPYECSECGKAFSEKLSLTNHQRIHTGEKPYVCSECGKAFCQKSHLISHQRTHTGEKPYECTECGKAFGEKSSLATHQRTHTGEKPYGCRDCEKAFSQKSQLNTHQRIHTGEKPYECSLCRKAFFEKSELIRHQRTHTGEKPYECSECGKAFREKSSLINHQRTHTGEKPFECSVCGKTFSRKSHLIPHQRTHTGEKPYGCSECRKAFSQKSQLVNHQRIHTGEKPYQCHECGKAFSQKSQLINHQRTHTVKNS
- the LOC112676369 gene encoding zinc finger protein 84 isoform X5, producing the protein MTMLQEALSFEDLFVDFTQKEWQLLDARQKDLYKDVMLENYSSLVSLGYEVVKPDVIFRLEQGEEPWIGAGELSSLDCPEQVLQVNGHMTWHQDNQEKLRNMKQDDECDAFGKKFNLSMNLIPLRKSNSEDDVDALLLKRHLDLLIPKADYGKTEPDGLSVFDKLFLHTKPEETDTWLKYYEYDKYKINSKKSQIIIYHRTRLGEKLYECSECRKRFTKKSSLIKHQSRHIREIAYGCGKCGKTFPQKSQFITHHRTHTGEKPYDCGQCGKAFSQKSQLTSHQRTHTGEKPYECGECGKAFSRKSHLISHWRTHTGEKPYGCNECGRAFSEKSNLINHQRIHTGEKPFECRECGKAFSRKSQLVTHHRTHTGTKPYGCSDCRKAFFEKSELIRHQTIHTGEKPYECSECGKAFRERSSLINHQRTHTGEKPHVCIQCGKAFSQKSHLISHQMTHTGEKPFVCSKCGKAFSRKSQLVRHQRTHTGEKPYECSECGKAFSEKLSLTNHQRIHTGEKPYVCSECGKAFCQKSHLISHQRTHTGEKPYECTECGKAFGEKSSLATHQRTHTGEKPYGCRDCEKAFSQKSQLNTHQRIHTGEKPYECSLCRKAFFEKSELIRHQRTHTGEKPYECSECGKAFREKSSLINHQRTHTGEKPFECSVCGKTFSRKSHLIPHQRTHTGEKPYGCSECRKAFSQKSQLVNHQRIHTGEKPYQCHECGKAFSQKSQLINHQRTHTVKNS